The region AAGGCAATTGCTCAGGCATTTGCCATATATGTCGGGAACCAATCTTCATGCGCTTTCTTCAAGTTTGCAACGGATATGGTGAGGATGCCTTCAACAGTCAAATCCCCGCCTCCCGTCGTGCCGATATGCTGAACGTCGACGCCGTTGTCGAGGATGTCCTCCAGCACGGCTTCGACTTCGCCGGGCGCCACGGTGACGACGTAGCGGCCCTGGTCCTCGCCGAACAGGGCGGCATGAGGCCGGCCCTCCACCTTGACGGTCGCGCCGATACCACCGGCAATCGCCATTTCCGCAAGCGCGACGCCGAGGCCGCCGGAGGAAACGTCATGCACGCCGGTGACGCGGTTTGCGCCGATCAGGTGGCGGACAAGGGTACCATGGTGCTTCTCGGCGGCAAGGTCCACCGGGGAGGGGCGCCTTCCTCGCGGCCGACAACCTCGGCCAGATACTGCGAGGCGCCGAGATGCGTGCCGAAGCCGCCGATGAGGAGGATCGCGTCGCCCTCGTTGCGGAAGGCGGCGGTCGCATGATTGCTCACATCCGGCAGCAGGCCGACGCCGCCGATGGCCGGGGTGGGCAGGATCGCCTCGCCGTGGGTTTCGTTATAGAGCGAGACGTTCCCCGATACGATCGGGAAGTCCAGACGGCTGCACGCCTCGCCGATGCCTTTGATGCAGCCGACGAGCTGGCCCATGATATCCGGCTTTTCCGGATTGCCGAAATTCAGGTTATCGGTGGCGGCCAGGGGCTCGGCGCCGACAGCGGTGAGGTTGCGCCAGACTTCGGCGACGGCCTGCTTGCCGCCCTCGAACGGATCGGCCTCGCAGTAGCGCGGCGTCACGTCGACGGAGAAGGCAAGGCCCTTGCGGGTGCCCTCGACGCGGATGATGCCGGCATCTCCCCCCGGGCGTTCCGCCGTATTGCCCTGGATCAGCGTGTCGTACTGCTCATAGACCCAGCGGCGGGACGAGCCGTTCGCGCTGCCGACGAGGGTCTTGAGGGCTTCGGCGTAGTCCCTGGGCTCCTCGACCTGGGAGGCCAGCAGCACCGGCCGTTTCTTCGCCTCCACCCAGGGGCGGTCGTATTCGGGCGCTTCGTCGCCGAGCTCCTTGATGGGCAGATCGGCGACGACGTCACCCTGGTGCTTGACCACGAAGCGCAGCGTGTCGGTGGTGACGCCGACGATCGCGAAATCGAGGCCCCATTTCTTGAAGATCGCCTCGGCCTGGTGCTCCTTTTCGGGGCGCAGCACCATGAGCATGCGCTCCTGGCTTTCCGACAGCATCATCTCATAGGCGCTCATGCGTTCTTCGCGCACCGGCACCTTGTCGAGGTCGAGCTCGATGCCGAGATCACCCTTGGCACCCATTTCAACGGCGGAACAGGTGAGACCGGCCGCGCCCATGTCCTGGATAGCGATCACCGCACCCGTATCCATCAGCTCCAGGCAGGCTTCAAGCAGGCATTTCTCGGTGAACGGGTCCCCGACCTGAACGGTGGGGCGCTTTTCCTCGATCGTATCGTCAAACTCGGCAGAGGCCATAGTCGCCCCGCCGACGCCGTCGCGGCCCGTCTTGGCGCCGAGATAGACGACCGGCAGGCCGACACCTTCGGCCTTGGAGAGGAAGATGGCGTCGGTTCTTGCAAGGCCCGCGGCAAAGGCATTGACCAGGCAGTTGCCGTTGTAGCGGGCGTGGAACTCGACCTCGCCGCCCACCGTGGGAACGCCGAAGGAATTGCCGTAGCCGCCGACGCCGGCAACGACGCCGGAAACCAGGTGCCTGGTGCGCGGATGATCCGGCGCGCCGAAGCGCAGCGCGTTCATGGCCGCAACCGGGCGGGCGCCCATGGTGAAGACGTCGCGCAGGATGCCGCCCACCCCCGTCGCCGCGCCCTGGTAGGGCTCGATGTAGGACGGGTGGTTGTGGCTTTCCATCTTGAAGACGACGGCCTGCCCGTCGCCGATGTCGACGACACCCGCATTCTCGCCCGGTCCCTGCAACACCCGCGGGCCCTTGGTCGGCAGGGTCTTCAGCCATTTCTTGGACGACTTGTAGGAACAGTGCTCGTTCCACATGGCGGAGAAAATGCCGAGCTCGGTGAAGGTCGGCTCCCGGCCGATCAGTTCCAGAATGCGCTCATACTCATCCGGCTTCAAACCGTGGGAAGCAACCAGTTCGGGCGTGATCTTGATGTCGTTCGGGATCATGACGTTCCAGTGTTTTGGGCCGCCGTGGCAAGGCCGCGGCGGCGCGGGCAGGCGATGATGCCGCCGTTTAGCAGATTGTCCCGGAAATGGGGAGCCTCGGAACGCAAAGAAATTCGACAAACGTCATCGAAGAGCCATTGCGGTGACCGTTGCCGTATAGGCCACATATCCGACCAGCATCAGCACCCCTTCGCGCCTGCTGATGCGCCAGCCGCTCATGCAGAAGACGATCAGCGCCGCGGTGGCGGCCAGAAGGACCCAGATGTCGAAACCGGCAATCTCGGGCGGCACCTGAAGCGGGGCGATCGCGGCCGTGATGCCGAGAATGCCGAGGATGTTGAACAGGTTCGAGCCGAGTATGTTGCCGAGCGCGATATCCGCCTGGCGCCGCACAGCGGCAATGACGGAGGTGACCAGCTCGGGCAGGGAAGTGCCGACCGCAACGATAGTAACGCCGATGACGGCATCGCTGACACCCATGGCCTGCGCAAGGCTGACGGCGCCGGTGACGAGGAAATGGGCGCCGCCGAGGATCATCACCAGGCCGCCGAGGGCCATGGCGATATTGACGGGCAGGCCGGCGGCCGCCGGTTGCGCGGTTACCGAATGGGCTTCGCTGCGATGCATCTCGGCGGACGGCGTGTTGCGGCCGCTTTCCATCCGGTAGGTGAGGACGAGATAACCGGCAAGGCCCGCCAGCAGGACGATCCCTTCCACCCGGCCGATCATGCCGGTGAGGGCCAGGCCCGTGAAGGCAAGCGCGGCCAGCGCGTTGGCCGGACCGTCGCGGTAGAGCGCGGCGGGCTGGACGCGGATCGGAAAGATCAGGGCCGAGAGACCGAGGATGAGAAGAATGTTGGCGATGTTCGACCCGGCCACATTGCCGACGGCGATGCCGGGCGAACCGTCAAGGGCAGCCAAAAGGCTGGTCATCAATTCCGGCGTGGAGGTCCCGAAGCCCACCAGCACAAGGCCGATCAGGAGTTCGGAAATGCCGAAACGCTGCGCAAGGCCCACGGACCCGCGCACCAGAATATCGCCGCCCGCGACCAGCAGAACCAGTCCGAGCAGAATTGCAAGATATGTCATTTATTTGGAGACCTTCACCTGAGGTTTCCGGCAAATGGGAGCGCCGGGTGCACGGCGCAATAGCTGCGATCACGAAACGGAGAATATTTTTAACGCGACAGGAACGGGCGGGGCAACCCTCACTCGAAACTGTCGTAGCACGCGCAACTGTCTTCCAGGAGATTGCGGATGATGCCGAGCCCCTTGGCGGTTTCCTCGCGCGTCAACGGATTGGTGACGCCGATCCGGACCCGGTGGTGAACCTTGCCGGAGCGGCCGGATTTGAACTCGTCCTCGTCGTCGATCAGGACGTTGGAAGCTGCCGCCGCCGCCTTGAACGTGCCTGACAGCCATGGCTCGGGAACCTTCAGCCACAGGAACGGTGCATCCGGTGCGGCTTCCAGGTCGTAGGTGCCGAGATAGTGCTTTACCAGGTCGTGCCGGGCGGCGATTTCCGCCAGGATCTTTTCGCGCATCGCGACGGCGGCGCCGGACAGCACCAGCCGGGCGGAAAGCTCGGCGAGGAGAAACGAAATGCCGCCGGTCAGCATCTTGTGGGCGGTGTAAATCCGCTGTGCATGGGAGAGCGGGCTGGACACCCAGCCACCGCGTACACCTGCGGCGACCGACTTGGACAGGGAGCCCACATGGAATGTGCGTTCCGGGGCCAGGGCGGCCAGAGGAGGAGTCGCGGTATCCCGCAGCGATCCGTAGACCTCATCCTCAATGATCCAGAGATTGTTCCGGCGCGCAATGGCGACAATCTCCCTGCGCCGGTCTTCGCCCATCTGGCCAACCGTCGGGTTATGCATGGTCGGCGTCAGGAACAGCATTTTCGGATGCTTTTGCGCGCAGACGCGGGCAAGGTCTTCGGGAATGGGCCCCTCGTCATCGCGCGCGACCTCAACGGGCCTGCGTCCGGACAGTGCCGCGCCCCTGGCGATAGAACTGTAGGTGAGATCCTCGAACGCGATCTGGTCGCCCGGGGCCGTGGTTGCGGCAAGGATCGCCATGCTGGCGGCCTGGGCACCATGGGTTGGCACGATGCTGCCTTCCGGCGGCGTCCAGCCGTTGCGCGCCAGCCATTGTTGTCCCGCCATGCGCCAGCTGTCCGGGACGGCTCTCGTATAGCTGGCAATGTCATAGGGGCAATCAGCGACGATCGCCGCAGTGAGTCTGCCGATGATTTCCGCCTGACCGATTTCCGGGGCCGTCGTGCTGTCGAAGCGGATGGCTTCCGGCGCGGGCACGGAAATCCGGGTTCCGCCGAAGGCGGTGTCCTGCGGGACCGCCATGGCTCCTTTTATCCAGGAGTCGGTCGCCTGTTCCGAGCCTTGCCGGCTGGGGCCGGACCGCTGGTCGAGGTCCGGTTTGGCCTTTTCCTCAAGTTGGGCGGCATGGGGGCTGCCGAGCACAAACGTGCCGCGCCCGACTTCGCCGCTCACCAGGCCCCGCTGCCGGATCATCGCATAGGCCCGGCCGATCGTGCCGACGGTTACGCCCAGGTCATAGGCAAGGTCGCGCTGGGGCGGCAGCTTCGCGCCCGCGGCCAGCGCGCCGGTTGAAATATCCTCGGCGATCCGGTCCGCGAGGCGGATATAGAGCGGCCCCTGGCCGTCTGGAATCTCTGGGTGCCAATTTGTCATGGTGACAATTTAATATATTGCATCCTGAAAGGAGTCAATTCATAACATTGTAGCGCTACAATGCGTTCTATTCGATGATTGTTACCCTTATGAGGTGTGAAAATGAGTGCAATAGAAACAATTAGGGGACGGCGGTTGTCCAGGCTGTGGTTCCGCAGGGAGCTGTTGGAGGTTCTGTCGGCAAGGCTTGCAGGCTGGTCGCGCACGGCGCGGACACGCAGACAGTTGCTGGATCTGACCGAGAGGGAGCTCAATGACCTGGGCCTGACCCGCGAAGCCGCGTACCAGGAAGCCATCCGGCCGTTTTGGGACAGCAAGGACCTGTGGGGGCATCGCAGGTGAGCGTCGCCGAAGTATGCCGCTCCCGTCCCGAAAAGTGCCGCAATCAGAGGTGCTGACTCTTGGGATCGGGGGAACAAGCTGGTGAGAATGTTTCCCGATCAAATGTCCGCGCGGGCGGCCATTCGGTCGGGAAACATTCCGCCCGACGCCACCGGCCATAAGCCGGCACGTCAGGCGTGAAGGGGTTCAATCTTGAACCTGGAGCAATGCCGGACACGATGCAGCCCGTGTCCGGCATTTCTTTGTTTTGCTGAAGGGGCCGGACCGACAGCTCCTCGCAGCAGGAGCGGCTTTGCCAAGACGCGTCAAACGGCGCCTGTATATTCGCCGCGCGCCGGATAGTCGTTTTTCTGCACGAAATCGAGCGCGCCGAGCAGTTCCTGGAAATGCGGGCGGACGAAGGGCATGGTCTGGACGGCGGCGAAATAGAGCGTTCCGTCGGGCTTGACCAGAAACACGCCCGGTTCGGAAAAGAGCTCCGGTTCGTCGATGCCGATCGACGTCTTGCCGCGGCTGGTGGAGATGAACAGCCCCCAGTTTCTGGCAACGGAAAGCGGCAGGCCGTAGCCGAAGCGGAGATCCGGAAAGCCTACCTTGTCGGCCATCTGCCCGGCACGGTCGCGGGTGTCGGACGAGATCGCGATTGTCTTGACGCCCTTGGCGGCGAAATCCGGGGTCAGGCGCCCGAGTTCTTTCAGATAGGTGCCGCAGATCGGGCAGTGCAGGCCGCGATAGAAGACGACGAGAGTGGCAAACCCGGCTTCGTCCCCGGCAATGTCGAAAGTGCCGGAGGTCAGGGTTTCAACTTTCAGGTCGGGGACCGGCTGGCGTGGGACAAGCATTCTGTTTCCTCTTTCCATAAGAGCAAGGCTTCACATTGCCTTGCGGATCGTCATAGGTTATTGAACGAATGTTCAGGAAACATCCGGAAAAGATGATTAGGAGTACGGAAATGCCGGTTCCCTTTCGAACATCCTTCAACGGAAAGCTGGACCGGCTGTCCTCGCTCATCGACCGGCTGAAGGTGCAGGTGTCGGATATCCTGATCGACTGCCCGGTGCAGGAGACTTCCAATTTCGCAATTTATTCCGGCAGCGCGGGAACGCTGCGGCTGGCTTTCTGTCCGTTGAAGGACGGCGCGCGGGCCGTTCCGGAAATGGGGCCGATCGCCGATGAAAATCCGCTTGTCGGTGCGCGCATCATGATTTCGGGAATAGGCAGGCATCTCGTCGACGCGCTGCCGGACCACATCAGCGTGCCCTTGGGCGAACAGCCGTATCTCACGGCAGTGGTGATGCCGCTGATCGAGGAAGTCACCACGCCGCGCTGCGGCGGCCAGGCCGCCTTTCAGCGCCTGTGCGAGGTGGTGGTCATCCGGTTGTTGCGCCATGCGATGGAGGAGGGCAGGGCCGATAGCGGTCTCCTGAGCGGCCTTGCGCATCCGCGCATCGCAGCGGCCCTCGTCGCCATCCACGAGGCGCCCGCGCAAGCCTGGACGCTGGAGAAGCTCGCCGACACGGCAGGCATGTCCCGCACCCAGTTTGCGGTCACCTTCAAGGAACTCGTGGGGACGACGCCCATGGTGTATCTCGCCCATTGGCGGCTGGATATCGCCCGGGCCGAGCTCGAGACGGGA is a window of Roseibium salinum DNA encoding:
- a CDS encoding calcium/sodium antiporter, which gives rise to MTYLAILLGLVLLVAGGDILVRGSVGLAQRFGISELLIGLVLVGFGTSTPELMTSLLAALDGSPGIAVGNVAGSNIANILLILGLSALIFPIRVQPAALYRDGPANALAALAFTGLALTGMIGRVEGIVLLAGLAGYLVLTYRMESGRNTPSAEMHRSEAHSVTAQPAAAGLPVNIAMALGGLVMILGGAHFLVTGAVSLAQAMGVSDAVIGVTIVAVGTSLPELVTSVIAAVRRQADIALGNILGSNLFNILGILGITAAIAPLQVPPEIAGFDIWVLLAATAALIVFCMSGWRISRREGVLMLVGYVAYTATVTAMALR
- a CDS encoding PLP-dependent aminotransferase family protein; protein product: MTNWHPEIPDGQGPLYIRLADRIAEDISTGALAAGAKLPPQRDLAYDLGVTVGTIGRAYAMIRQRGLVSGEVGRGTFVLGSPHAAQLEEKAKPDLDQRSGPSRQGSEQATDSWIKGAMAVPQDTAFGGTRISVPAPEAIRFDSTTAPEIGQAEIIGRLTAAIVADCPYDIASYTRAVPDSWRMAGQQWLARNGWTPPEGSIVPTHGAQAASMAILAATTAPGDQIAFEDLTYSSIARGAALSGRRPVEVARDDEGPIPEDLARVCAQKHPKMLFLTPTMHNPTVGQMGEDRRREIVAIARRNNLWIIEDEVYGSLRDTATPPLAALAPERTFHVGSLSKSVAAGVRGGWVSSPLSHAQRIYTAHKMLTGGISFLLAELSARLVLSGAAVAMREKILAEIAARHDLVKHYLGTYDLEAAPDAPFLWLKVPEPWLSGTFKAAAAASNVLIDDEDEFKSGRSGKVHHRVRIGVTNPLTREETAKGLGIIRNLLEDSCACYDSFE
- a CDS encoding DUF1127 domain-containing protein translates to MSRLWFRRELLEVLSARLAGWSRTARTRRQLLDLTERELNDLGLTREAAYQEAIRPFWDSKDLWGHRR
- a CDS encoding peroxiredoxin-like family protein, whose product is MLVPRQPVPDLKVETLTSGTFDIAGDEAGFATLVVFYRGLHCPICGTYLKELGRLTPDFAAKGVKTIAISSDTRDRAGQMADKVGFPDLRFGYGLPLSVARNWGLFISTSRGKTSIGIDEPELFSEPGVFLVKPDGTLYFAAVQTMPFVRPHFQELLGALDFVQKNDYPARGEYTGAV
- a CDS encoding helix-turn-helix domain-containing protein produces the protein MPVPFRTSFNGKLDRLSSLIDRLKVQVSDILIDCPVQETSNFAIYSGSAGTLRLAFCPLKDGARAVPEMGPIADENPLVGARIMISGIGRHLVDALPDHISVPLGEQPYLTAVVMPLIEEVTTPRCGGQAAFQRLCEVVVIRLLRHAMEEGRADSGLLSGLAHPRIAAALVAIHEAPAQAWTLEKLADTAGMSRTQFAVTFKELVGTTPMVYLAHWRLDIARAELETGRQVKSVASLCGFTSPAAFSRAFSRRFGYPPRQRRAQAA